cgatctcctgaccttgtgatctgcccacctcagcctcccaaagtgctggcattacgggcgtgagccaccgcgcccggccttttttttttttcaagacagagttttgttcttgtcaaccagactggagtgcagtggtgcgatcttggctcactgcaacctctgcctcctgggttcaagtgattctcctgcctcagcctcctgagtagctgggactataggcatgagccaccacgcctggctacttttttgtatttttagtagagacggagtttcaccatgttggccaggctggtctcgaacttctaacctcaggtgatccgcctgccttggcctcccaaagtgctgggttttggtttttttttgagacagggtcttgctgtgtttcccaggctggagtgcagtggcacaatcacggcttactgcagcctcgacctcctgggctcaagtgatcctcccacctcagccttccaagcagctgtcactacaggcacatgccaccatgcactgctaacttttgcatttttttgtagagttggtgttttgccatgatgcccaggctagcACTGTAATCTTAACACTGCCTTATATATTGCTTATTAGATACACctttgtgtacatgtgtgttgTTTTCGATTAAAATTTCCTAATTATGAGGATAAGaccttttattcttatttctgttttttcattttttatttttagctccgACTCAGATTTTGAACGGATGTTTGCATGTATACCACAGTGCTACATTAAAAACCAGTCATGTGGATGTGGAGAAGGGTGCTGATCAGGACTCCCTGTTTGCTAACAAATTCTACAGCAGAAACAAAGTATTAAGGTTTGCAGCCAGGAAGCAAGTGCATGGGGAATAAGCCTGCAGCTTCTTCCAAATGAGACAGAGCCAAATCTTTTTTCTgagtctgttttcttcatttctattaaaCCAAGGTCCTTTTTAAGCAGTCGAATTTCATCCAAAGCCAGAGTGAGCTACTTTGTTTGGGGGAACAGTAACAGTTACCTCCACCACTGACTGGCTGCCATCTGGATTGATCCGGAAAGATCCCATCTGAATGGTCTTCTTGGGGTCCACCTGGGCAATTTCCCATTCTAGTTCATCCACCAGAGCCCTGCATGCTGGTGGAAGAGGAGAGAATGAGAGCAGGGGACAGGGTAGGGGGTAGGGTGTGAGGAGAATGGGATCAACCCAGGATTTCCATTCATCCTTCTCCCAGGCCTTGGATCTCATGCCCTCCCAAGGCTCTGCTTCCTCCACTTCTTTTTCCCGTTGTGCCTTTACCTCCACAGTGGAGATCCTGGCTCCTCCGAGCCCAGGCGGTTCCCAGCAGGGCCCCCAGAAGCAGGGCCAGCCAACCCCAGCCTTTCATCTTTAGCGTAATGGGGTCGCTCCACCTGGGTTTGAGTGGGAATAAAACATAAGTGTGAGGAGCCGACTCCATTTTTCCCTGACCCCCCCAATCCTCACCCCAAGGCTTTCAAAGGCCTCATTGTGACTCTGGCTCTACTTTCCAGGAAATGGCCGGGACACAAAGGGGCTTCTCTGTTCCAGCGCTTGAGGGCTCTGATTCCCCCAGGGTGGTGGGTGGGAGCGCGAGCTCAGGACTTGCGGCTCAGCCCCAGACTCTACGTGGATAGGTGAGGCCCTAAGTGTTGGTACTTTAGCACTGCATGCCTAGGGTTCACGGGGCTTTGTGGCAGCTACAGGAGGTAAGTTGGCGATTACGTGAGGACTACAGGCACTAGGGAACTGCCGGCAGGGAGCCCTCAGTCAGGCCAGGAGGCCAGCGAGGAGAGCAATAACTAGGGCCCATTTGGATCCTGCACCGAAGATTCCTGCGTCCCCACCTCCAGCCCGTAAGTGATTACCCGTACGGACACCAGCCCCCTTTCTAAGGACTCCGCCATTGCTTTCGCTTCAGTCCATCCCCAACCCTCAGCGCCCAGCGCCTCGCCGCCCGCATCCGTCCCACCTCTGCTCCCAGGGCCGCCGCCGTGGCCCAAGCGCTGGAAGACCGCTGGACTCTCACTTTGGCCCCAGTGGCTCCCGAAACTACACCTGGCTGCAGGGAGCAGGGCTGTCCGGGATTCTCCAGAGCGCTTCGCCGCCTGCCACACACGGGGTGTCCCGGCGACCGCCTGACCCAGCTCCCCTGACGCTAACTGGTACCTAAGCGGGACTCCAGCGTGCTGCGGTGCGAGCCCCAATCAGACACCGACCCCAAACCCGCCCCTCCAAACTCTCGCGCGAACAGGCAGCTTAGGAGAGGCTCCCGAACAGCAAGGACCCCGGTCAATCGCCGAAGGACCCAGACTTGCGTGGCGAACAGATCCACGTGACCACCAGGGGTCAGCCGTAGAATAGGAGTGGCCTTAAGCGACGACAGAGTCCGGGCGTGCTGTATGGGAGCGGCTAGTCGTGCGCGTGAGCCAGCCCAGGTGGGCTAGGACCTTCAAAACGGTGCGCTGCCGGCCAGCGAGCAGTCCAGGTTTCAATACACAGGAAACTACATCTCCCAGGAAGCACCGCAGCACCGGACCCATCTTTGTGAGCAACTACAAGTCTCAAGCTATCCTGGGACCTGTAGTTTGTCGGCTTACACAATTAACGGAAACCATACTGTACATCTTCAGTCTGACTTAGGGTACTGGGCAGCTATAGCAAAGACCCAGCATTGCCCAGAAAAGGCATAAATTATacctttttcccctttttttgagacggagtctcgccctatcgcccaggctggcatacagtggcgtgatctcggctcactgcaacctccgcctcccgggttgaagcaattttctgcctcagctaGGGTTACAGTCGCCatccaccactcccagctaatttttgtatttttagtagagacggggtttcaccatcttggtcaggctggtctttaactcctgacctcgtgttccacccacctctgcctcccaaagtgctaggattacagaagtgagccaccgcgcccggcctaattatACCCTTTCATATCCATAACTTTGGATTCCGGACCTTTACCttcaaaggaaggagaggaagactGAAGCCAGAGAACCCACACTAGCAGTTCTCTAATGAGATAAATAACAAacgatattttatttttattttataaaacatgcagtttacaacaaatttttaaaaaatggaacaaaACTTGGGACAGGCAAGTGGGATGGAAGACAGATGCTTCTCAGCCATCAGCAGGAATAAATGAAGCCGGCAGCCAAGCTTTGTCCAGGATCCAAAGGCCCTTTTGGCAATGGTATTGGCAACACTGGTTTGCTTGGGCCACCAACACTCTACTTGCTGGCCCCTCCAGGTATCCCTGAAGCAGTTGGTGACTTGTGCTAAGTCTTGAACTACTGTGGTATCCTCTGTCACTGTCCAGGACTTCAATCCCTAGCCAGCTAGGAACTTACAGTTATGGTTCCAGGAGCTTCTCTGCCTGGATATTAGTCACCCAGGATATTAAGAATACCAATTACTTTCCATCTGGGTCAATTCTAGACTCCATGTCTGTACCACTGTTTTGCAAAGAATGAAGAAGGAATGAATCTGGCTCCTAGAACCTTTGCAACAATTCTGCTGTGTTCCAGTTCAATTAATAGCACCATCTGTGACCCTAGACCCTGAGCACGTCCAGTACTGGAAGTGGACAAGGTATAGCCAACTTAGGAAGCCATCTCCCAGTTCTGGGGCTATAGAACAGTAAAGGGAGAGGGCCGTGGTTCTTTGGGAAGGGTAGTCAGAGCGCCAGCACTGAGGAGAAGACAGCTGCATCTGTCAGAGACAAAACCAAAAGCATGATTCAAGCTGAGTGGAGAAAAAGCATCTTCTCATACTTCCTATGAAGGaaaaatgcaagagaaaaaaGGGCATGGACCTTCCCTGAACATTTTAGACTTGGGCAAGAGGAAGTTATAGTTAATGGAGAGTTTcgataaaatgtattttactgaATGTTAGGAGGAtgaagtgctttgtaaactgttaAGTGCTATTCTCCATATGTGCAATCAAAATCCACCCAATTGGGGGCGctcaggctcatgcctgtaatcccagcactttgtgagcccaaggtgggtggatcgcttgagcccaggagtttaagaccagcctgggcaacatggcaaaatcctgtttctacaaaaagtacaaaaattagctgggtgtggtggtgtgtgcctgttgtcccaggtacttgggaggctgaggtgggagaatcacttgagcccaggaagtcgaggctgcagtgagctgtaatcacgctactgcacttcagcctgggtgacagagtgagaccctgtcacaaacaaacaaaatacaaaatccaCCCAGTCCAGTTTCCCTTGTCCCATCCCAGGTCTTACTCTTGGGACTTGTTTGGCCCTCAGGCTCAGGCACCTTCCAGTCCATCTTTCTGCCCTTCTCATAAAGACCCTTGAGCACCTTGTGGAAAGACTCAGGCTCAGTGCCATTTTTGCTTAGCTCCAGATACTTTCGGTACAGCTGAAGGGCTGTGCGGGCATCCTCAATACTGTCATGGGTTTCCCCTTGAATCTTCAGGTCTGGGGTAAGTAAAGGTGGAATAGTTTGGGACCCAGCAAAGGGAGGTAGGAACATGTCTCCCCACTCCTACCTGACTCCAGAAAACTAAAAAGCCTGACTGCCCTTAAGGAAAATTGTCAGACATCTTCCTCAGTGCACAGAAGGGATATTGAAGTTAATTAAATCCATTAGTAACTGTCACCACTAACTGAGGGTCTCCCCTACTCCCATTTTGTCCTCTAACActtttcctactttttcttttccccccatgcttttattttttatatttaaattttattttagatttggggtacatgtgcatgtttgttacatgggtgtatcGTGTACTGGTGGGGACTGGGCTTCTGGTATCCCTAATATGCAAATAGTGAACTATGCACCCAATACGTaattttcaaccctcacccctcacccaccACCCCAACTTTTAGAGTCCCTAATGTCATTcttatgtccatatgtactcattgtttagttccaacttataagtgagaatatgtggtatttgattttctgtttctgagttagttcacttagtaTGATGGCccacagctccatccatgttgccgcaaagaacatgatttctttttttttaaatggctgcttCTGCTATTAATGTAGCAGGGGCCTACAAGGCAGAGCAACTCACCCAGAAAGTACCAAGCAAGGAATCGCAGGGAAATCATTCGTTTTCGGGGCATATGGAACAGGTAGACAGTGTCAAGGACTTGGTCCTTGGGCACCTGGCAAGGATAAAAGAGGGGGAGACTTAAGGTAGGGGACCTATAATTCCCCATTCTCTAAAGGCACAATGTATACCCTGAGGGGCCCACTCTCACAAGAAGACTCTTAAAAGAGCCCTGCCAAACCATCAGGTTGATGACCCGGAAGTCCTTCTGCAGGCCATGACCCACAAACTTGACTCCAATGTCAATGAGAAAACGAAGCTTTAAGTAGGTAGACTTGAGAGTTGTTAGGTGCTTGGAGGAAATTTTGGCATCGAGGTCACCAGGCTTTATACCCGAGTATTGAGTCAAGTAATCCACCACCTAGGAATAGAGAAAAGGACAAGCCTTTTTCAGGaagtgagatggagtcttccccTATCACTCTTCCCTGGGTTCTTGAGCACTGTAAGTAAGCACCAGGGTGTGCCTCACTTGCATCTCCATATCCTAATACCTGCTCCTGGGTAGAGATGTAGTCATCAATGAAGGGGATACCCTCATTGGGTCCCTGGCCCCGAACACAGGTAATCCTGGCTACTGACATCTGGCTTGGTTTAATGGTAGACTTGGTACCATCACTGCGTAACTCTGCTTCCTCCTACATGAGAAGAGTTAATAAGGAAATCAGAGAAATGCTTACAACTCCTAATATCCTCAGCGTTCTCTTCCAATGCCCCATCCCTTTGGTCTTGGTTACCTCATTAAGGGTGACAAACTCAGCATCCAGACCCACCAGGTCCCCAATCTGTGGCATCTCATTCAGCATCAGTGGAATAAAGGTAGTATGTGTTTTCCGCTGCTTCCGTGCCAGCGAGGCTTCAGCCAGCAAGACACTTGCCTCAATAGGGTTCTTGACTAGAAGGGAGAATGCAGAGGACACAGGGCTTGGATAGGGAAGTGACTAGGGGAGAGAAGCCCAGTGTGGCTGATCATCGACTCTGGGTCTTCACTGTGATCCCTCAATAATCAAAGCACGTGAGAAAAAAGATCATGTCTGATAAATGGGACAGGTAGACAGAGCAGGTCACATCACAAAATTATCAACAAACATGCTGAGAAAAAACCAGAAAAGaccacagagaagaaagaataagattTTCACTTGGACCTTAGTTTACAGAATCCAGAAAAAGGTTACAGAGAAACTATGGTTTAAAGGTACCAAATAGGTACTTAATAAGGAGCtcatagccaggcgcggtggctaatgcctgtaatcccagcactttgggaggccgaggcgggcggatcacctgaggtcaggagtttgagaccagcctgcccaacatggtgaaaccccgtctctactaattagacacaaaaaaaaattagccgggcgtggtggcacatgcctgtaatcccagctacttgggaggctgaggcaggggaatcgcttgaacccgggaggcagaggtcgcagtgagctgagatcatgccattgcactccagcctgggcaacaagagcgaaactctgtctcaaaaaaaagaataattagatGTAACATCATAACCTAAGCCATTCTGATCAAACATCCCCCCCTCATCTCATTTCCACTCCACTCTCAAGACTtacagctgctttttttttttttttttttttttaagacagggtctcaggctgggcactgtggctcacgcctgtaaacccagcactttggaaggccaaggagggtggatcacgaggtcaggagttcaagaccaacctggccaacatggtgaaaccctgtctctactaaaaatacaaaaaattagccggacatggtggcaggtgcctgtagtcccagctactcgggaggctgaggcaggagaactgcttgaacccgggaggtggaggtcgcagtgagccaaaattgtgccattgcactccagcctgggtgacaagagtgaaactctgtccaaaaaaaaaaaaaaaagcagtctcatcctgttgcccaggctggagtacactggtgcaatcatggctcactcactgcagccttgacctcctgggctcaagtgatcctcccgcctcagcttctccaatagctgggaccacaagtatatgccaccacactcagctaaatttttttttttttttttgagacagggtttcactctcgtcacccaggctggagtgcaatgatgcaatcttgactcactgaaatctctgactcccaggctgaagtgattctcctgcctcagcctcccaagtagctgggacaacaggagcacatcaccatacccagctactttttgtattttttgtagagacagggtttcaccatgttgcccaaactggttttgaactcttgagctcaagtgatctgcccgcctcagcctcccaaaatgctgggattacaggccataagccactgtgcctggcctatactaggctaattaaaaaaaaaaaaaaaatttttttaggctgggtgtagttgctcacgcctgtaatcccagcactttgggaggctgaggcgggcagatcatgaggtcaggagttcgaggccagcctgaccaacatggtgaaaccctgtctctactaaaaatacaaaaaaattagccgggtgtggtggtgggcgtctgtaatcccagctactcaggaggctgaggcaggagaatcgcttgaacccaggaggcagaggttgcagtgagccgagattgcgcaattgcactccagcctgggtgacagagcaagactgcatctcaaaaaaaaaaaaaaaattttttttcaaagagatgggatcttgctatgttgctcaggctggatttCGCACTTCTAAATTTAAGGTCTGATGAGCAGGAATCTCTTTAGTATCTCCAGAAATATTAACACTGGTTACCAATCCTAAGTACTTGCAAGCAATGTCCCAGATCTCACCCTGAAGCCCAATCTAAACTGTCCACACACTTGGGTCTACTATGTAGCACTTACTGTTCAGGTTGTATCTGGAATTGAGATTCCGTTTGACATAATAAAGGATTGCAGGTACTTTCCAATTCATGTCAAACTGCACAGCTTCATGCTATAGAAGAGAAAAAGCACTTATGGCTAATGTATATcacccttttccttttcccccactTCAGACGGAGGCCAGGACTCAGgtgctagtttttgttttttttcaggtGCTATTTTTAAGTGCTAATGGTTTTTATTCCTGAggattccttcctccctccctgttgAATCTGCCTGGCATTCTATAGAGCCCTAAAGATAAGGATGCTAGGAAAaggggaaatgaaagaagaaacagaacatgTTGCAACTAACCTTATCAATAGGTTCAATAAGAAAGTCATTGAACAGATACCACTGCTGGTGAGTAACGCCctatggaaatacaaagaaagCCTGTGGCGATACAAATTGATGGCTGGACCACTCTGTCTCAGACTCAAGGACAGATCTGGGACTCACTGTGGCCATCCCAGGAGTGTTCCTGCCCTCTACAACCTCACTCACCTCCTTGCGCTGGTGGTAGGTCTCTCCAACTTTGATGTGAGCCACCAGGCTGCCCCCTGTGCGTGAGTCCAGGATGTGTACCACAGTAGCCATCAGGTCATACACATAGACACCATGCTCCTCCTCTGCCCTGGCTGGGCCCCACTGTGAGGGGGGTACCCAGGCTGCTAAGCTAAGTTTAaggatggggaagggaggggaatggGGACAGAGGACAGGGAGTTGGGGGTATGGGGGATGGGGGACCAGGGTGGGTTATCTCCATCCTAGCCCATCTAGGACCCCAACACTGAACTGAGTGACTATGGAAAATCCCCTAACAGGTAAATACTAGGCcttattctcttccttttccctctgcTAAGTTTCACCTTCCCCTGCCCTCCTTTACCTTCTGCCCCACCTTCTCTCCCTtattccctttcctcttcccGGTTTTTCAACAACCTGCATCTCATCCCCATCAGTCCAATTGCAAACATCCAGCCCTTTGTTTTTGGTCATCTTCATGCGAATGGAGAAAGGAAGCCAGACGTTCTTCAACTCCTCAATGGAGGGACACACCAGCACACCCTCTGGACTCCCTAGTTCCTTCCTATCAGGTCAGAAGAATTGGAAATTTGTTCCGAAAGAGGTCTTGATAAGAGGAACCACTGGGCAATTCAATCCTTTGACAACTCCCAAGACAGCACCTACCAATCAGCCAAAGCAAATTCCTTGTTCTTGGAGATTTCCCCACCGTGTTTCTTTACTGCCATCTTGAAGGCAACCtgaacacagaagaaaaacatcCAGTTCTTCAGGAATGTAATCATATATGGAGGTCAGAAGGgggataaaatgaaaaattattccgGAAGCCTTGTTTCTAGTCTGAGTCCTTACCTCAGCCTGCATTCTCCAGAAATCAGCCTCTTTTGAGCTGTTCACCTCACAATTGATGACAAGAATATCTGGCAGATGGCGGATGTTGCGGGTCTGAATCtgagaggaagaaacaaacaagGAATGGCAGGGAATGTACAGGAAAAGGAGTCTGGACAGGGACCTGGGTCTGCGTCTTCAAACTGGGATTCCTCACTCCACCAGAGATCCCTGGATGGCAGTGCTGACAGAGCCAGCCCCACATGGGATAGTGGCTGAATCTCCATGGCAGGACCAGGACTCTAGTCCAGTCCAACAGTCCACTCACCGTGGGCTGGTACTTTTCACAGGTGTCACACCAGGCCTGTGTATTCTGGTCCAGGCAGATGCTTCGCTTCAGCACCTGAGCAAAGTCATAGTTCTTCCCAGTTTTATCTGAGGGAAAATTAGATGCTATACTCCTGGTTCTCCCCTCTACCCACAGTTAGTCCCCAACACCCTCTCCCTGATATTACAGGACATTTTGGGGAGCCTTCCCAACTGAGCTGAAGGGTATACCACTTTTGCTACCATCAGGGTAGGAGAGTGTGAAAAGCAGAGTGGATGAGGCTCGCACGGTCTCACTGCCACAGCGGCAGAGGCTGCAGTTCTCCATCTCACAGCTGAAGAGCTGCCCAATAACAGAGTCCCCCGATGAGCAAAAGCTGCTAAGAGTGGAGAGGATGATATATGCACATTGAGGAAGTTAGGAGACCTTTTAAATCACAGAGGGGCCTGTCATGATGGCTTTAACTATTTCTATCCTGATTTCATACCTGCCTCCAGCACCTCGATAAGCCTGTGGTATTTCCAGCTCCTGCATATCTTGATGCAGTTGAGTGAGAATGAAGCGATTCCACCTCTGAATGAGCCTGGCCAGATTGCCCTTGCCTGAGGCCTCATCTGAGTCAGCCAGGATTAGACCGAGGGCTGAGGCCTCAGGAATAGTACGGAATGCCCGAAGAAAATTATTGCCCTGGAAATGTGTTGGTGGAAAGGggttattttgtcttttgtgtccaccttccttccccttccatttTAAGTGTCTCCAAGTACTGACCTGGCAAGGGTCACCACGAGAGAGGTCCAACATGTGAAACAGGAAGCCCAGCTCACATGCCAGACAGAACTCCTTCTGGCAAAGGTGGTTTTGAATTAGACAGCGTACAGGCTCCAGGAAATAGAGCACCTGGAGGGAAAAGCAGAAGAACTGATGTAGGAAACTGGCCTGGGGGTGAGGAGAAATATGGAGGTTAAGTGAGCTGGTGGAGAAAATGTCCCAGAAGCAGGAGTCCACCGAAGCAGTGAGTCCACCAAACCGGTGGAGCTCAGAGGAGACTTGAAAGTTGTAGAGGCAAGAAAGAATTGTAGAGGAGACCATGGTAAAGAGAACACGGCTGAGGAGACCTGGAAAGAGCAGGGTCGAGAGCCatagggaagaagaaaagcagcAGGCACGTTCAAGTTACAGGAATACCCAACCCTTACCTGGATCATGCAGTTACAGTAGGCGTTGGGAATGTGGGGCTCTAATCCAGCAAACAAGGTCTTATTGTAGTGTTTGAAGTCAAAGTCCTCCAGCCCTAGCTTGGAATATTTGATGGTCACCTAAGGTAGAAATTGTCTGAGCAAGACAAGGATATTCTCAGAGTCCCCAAATCTTTCCAGTAGCCACAGCCTTTCCTAGAGCCTTCCTCCTGGGTCCAGGGTGGTAGTTGAAGGCCTCCTGACTGAGTCCTTCAATCCTTTCTCATATGACTTCCTTCCCAGGGTACCTTTCCCCACATCCCACAGGCCCTGATGTCCCCCAGCACCTTGCGGTATTTCTTAGAAACCATGTGGAGATGTGGTTCCTCTTCTCGTCCTACTGGTGACTCAGTGACCTGGCTGAAGCTGTCAAATTCACTGTCTGACTCCTTGAGTCTGTAGGGTATCTAGGGATTTTAGGAAGAGGTAACCTTGTTGGATGTCTTGTCATCTTTGGCTTCACACTCATTTATCCCAACATTGAAACAGCCACCAAGTCCTGAACCTTCTATATTCATAGCACTCTCAGCATCCGCTGCTTCCTTTCTATTTCCACTGCCATCACTCTGCTTCAGCACAGATGGACAACTGTGATGGCGTCCACACTG
This sequence is a window from Homo sapiens chromosome 12, GRCh38.p14 Primary Assembly. Protein-coding genes within it:
- the PAN2 gene encoding PAN2-PAN3 deadenylation complex catalytic subunit PAN2 isoform 8 (isoform 8 is encoded by transcript variant 11), whose protein sequence is MNFEGLDPGLAEYAPAMHSALDPVLDAHLNPSLLQNVELDPEGVALEALPVQESVHIMEGVYSELHSVVAEVGVPVSVSHFDLHEEMLWVGSHGGHATSFFGPALERYSSFQVNGSDDIRQIQSLENGILFLTKNNLKYMARGGLIIFDYLLDENEDMHSLLLTDSSTLLVGGLQNHIIEIDLNTVQETQKYAVETPGVTIMRQTNRFFFCGHTSGKVSLRDLRTFKVEHEFDAFSGSLSDFDVHGNLLAACGFSSRLTGLACDRFLKVYDLRMMRAITPLQVHVDPAFLRFIPTYTSRLAIISQSGQCQFCEPTGLANPADIFHVNPVGPLLMTFDVSASKQALAFGDSEGCVHLWTDSPEPSFNPYSRETEFALPCLVDSLPPLDWSQDLLPLSLIPVPLTTDTLLSDWPAANSAPAPRRAPPVDAEILRTMKKVGFIGYAPNPRTRLRNQIPYRLKESDSEFDSFSQVTESPVGREEEPHLHMVSKKYRKVTIKYSKLGLEDFDFKHYNKTLFAGLEPHIPNAYCNCMIQVLYFLEPVRCLIQNHLCQKEFCLACELGFLFHMLDLSRGDPCQGNNFLRAFRTIPEASALGLILADSDEASGKGNLARLIQRWNRFILTQLHQDMQELEIPQAYRGAGGSFCSSGDSVIGQLFSCEMENCSLCRCGSETVRASSTLLFTLSYPDDKTGKNYDFAQVLKRSICLDQNTQAWCDTCEKYQPTIQTRNIRHLPDILVINCEVNSSKEADFWRMQAEVAFKMAVKKHGGEISKNKEFALADWKELGSPEGVLVCPSIEELKNVWLPFSIRMKMTKNKGLDVCNWTDGDEMQWGPARAEEEHGVYVYDLMATVVHILDSRTGGSLVAHIKVGETYHQRKEGVTHQQWYLFNDFLIEPIDKHEAVQFDMNWKVPAILYYVKRNLNSRYNLNIKNPIEASVLLAEASLARKQRKTHTTFIPLMLNEMPQIGDLVGLDAEFVTLNEEEAELRSDGTKSTIKPSQMSVARITCVRGQGPNEGIPFIDDYISTQEQVVDYLTQYSGIKPGDLDAKISSKHLTTLKSTYLKLRFLIDIGVKFVGHGLQKDFRVINLMVPKDQVLDTVYLFHMPRKRMISLRFLAWYFLDAAVFSSVLAL
- the PAN2 gene encoding PAN2-PAN3 deadenylation complex catalytic subunit PAN2 isoform 1 (isoform 1 is encoded by transcript variant 1), producing MNFEGLDPGLAEYAPAMHSALDPVLDAHLNPSLLQNVELDPEGVALEALPVQESVHIMEGVYSELHSVVAEVGVPVSVSHFDLHEEMLWVGSHGGHATSFFGPALERYSSFQVNGSDDIRQIQSLENGILFLTKNNLKYMARGGLIIFDYLLDENEDMHSLLLTDSSTLLVGGLQNHIIEIDLNTVQETQKYAVETPGVTIMRQTNRFFFCGHTSGKVSLRDLRTFKVEHEFDAFSGSLSDFDVHGNLLAACGFSSRLTGLACDRFLKVYDLRMMRAITPLQVHVDPAFLRFIPTYTSRLAIISQSGQCQFCEPTGLANPADIFHVNPVGPLLMTFDVSASKQALAFGDSEGCVHLWTDSPEPSFNPYSRETEFALPCLVDSLPPLDWSQDLLPLSLIPVPLTTDTLLSDWPAANSAPAPRRAPPVDAEILRTMKKVGFIGYAPNPRTRLRNQIPYRLKESDSEFDSFSQVTESPVGREEEPHLHMVSKKYRKVTIKYSKLGLEDFDFKHYNKTLFAGLEPHIPNAYCNCMIQVLYFLEPVRCLIQNHLCQKEFCLACELGFLFHMLDLSRGDPCQGNNFLRAFRTIPEASALGLILADSDEASGKGNLARLIQRWNRFILTQLHQDMQELEIPQAYRGAGGSSFCSSGDSVIGQLFSCEMENCSLCRCGSETVRASSTLLFTLSYPDGSKSDKTGKNYDFAQVLKRSICLDQNTQAWCDTCEKYQPTIQTRNIRHLPDILVINCEVNSSKEADFWRMQAEVAFKMAVKKHGGEISKNKEFALADWKELGSPEGVLVCPSIEELKNVWLPFSIRMKMTKNKGLDVCNWTDGDEMQWGPARAEEEHGVYVYDLMATVVHILDSRTGGSLVAHIKVGETYHQRKEGVTHQQWYLFNDFLIEPIDKHEAVQFDMNWKVPAILYYVKRNLNSRYNLNIKNPIEASVLLAEASLARKQRKTHTTFIPLMLNEMPQIGDLVGLDAEFVTLNEEEAELRSDGTKSTIKPSQMSVARITCVRGQGPNEGIPFIDDYISTQEQVVDYLTQYSGIKPGDLDAKISSKHLTTLKSTYLKLRFLIDIGVKFVGHGLQKDFRVINLMVPKDQVLDTVYLFHMPRKRMISLRFLAWYFLDLKIQGETHDSIEDARTALQLYRKYLELSKNGTEPESFHKVLKGLYEKGRKMDWKVPEPEGQTSPKNAAVFSSVLAL
- the PAN2 gene encoding PAN2-PAN3 deadenylation complex catalytic subunit PAN2 isoform 4 (isoform 4 is encoded by transcript variant 7), producing the protein MNFEGLDPGLAEYAPAMHSALDPVLDAHLNPSLLQNVELDPEGVALEALPVQESVHIMEGVYSELHSVVAEVGVPVSVSHFDLHEEMLWVGSHGGHATSFFGPALERYSSFQVNGSDDIRQIQSLENGILFLTKNNLKYMARGGLIIFDYLLDENEDMHSLLLTDSSTLLVGGLQNHIIEIDLNTVQETQKYAVETPGVTIMRQTNRFFFCGHTSGKVSLRDLRTFKVEHEFDAFSGSLSDFDVHGNLLAACGFSSRLTGLACDRFLKVYDLRMMRAITPLQVHVDPAFLRFIPTYTSRLAIISQSGQCQFCEPTGLANPADIFHVNPVGPLLMTFDVSASKQALAFGDSEGCVHLWTDSPEPSFNPYSRETEFALPCLVDSLPPLDWSQDLLPLSLIPVPLTTDTLLSDWPAANSAPAPRRAPPVDAEILRTMKKVGFIGYAPNPRTRLRNQIPYRLKESDSEFDSFSQVTESPVGREEEPHLHMVSKKYRKVTIKYSKLGLEDFDFKHYNKTLFAGLEPHIPNAYCNCMIQVLYFLEPVRCLIQNHLCQKEFCLACELGFLFHMLDLSRGDPCQGNNFLRAFRTIPEASALGLILADSDEASGKGNLARLIQRWNRFILTQLHQDMQELEIPQAYRGAGGSFCSSGDSVIGQLFSCEMENCSLCRCGSETVRASSTLLFTLSYPDDKTGKNYDFAQVLKRSICLDQNTQAWCDTCEKYQPTIQTRNIRHLPDILVINCEVNSSKEADFWRMQAEVAFKMAVKKHGGEISKNKEFALADWKELGSPEGVLVCPSIEELKNVWLPFSIRMKMTKNKGLDVCNWTDGDEMQWGPARAEEEHGVYVYDLMATVVHILDSRTGGSLVAHIKVGETYHQRKEGVTHQQWYLFNDFLIEPIDKHEAVQFDMNWKVPAILYYVKRNLNSRYNLNIKNPIEASVLLAEASLARKQRKTHTTFIPLMLNEMPQIGDLVGLDAEFVTLNEEEAELRSDGTKSTIKPSQMSVARITCVRGQGPNEGIPFIDDYISTQEQVVDYLTQYSGIKPGDLDAKISSKHLTTLKSTYLKLRFLIDIGVKFVGHGLQKDFRVINLMVPKDQVLDTVYLFHMPRKRMISLRFLAWYFLDLKIQGETHDSIEDARTALQLYRKYLELSKNGTEPESFHKVLKGLYEKGRKMDWKVPEPEGQTSPKNAAVFSSVLAL